A region of the Silene latifolia isolate original U9 population unplaced genomic scaffold, ASM4854445v1 scaffold_217, whole genome shotgun sequence genome:
TCGATGTAATCCCGAAGAGGCTAAGGAATTACAGAGACAAGTGCAAGAACTGATAGATAGAGGTTATGTGAAAGAAAGCTTGAGCCCATGTGCTGTACCAGCTCTTTTGGTACCGAAAAAGGAGGGAACTTGGCGAATGTGTATAGATAGCAGAGCCGTGAATAACATCACTATTAAATACCGTTTTCCtatgccaagacttgatgatatgctaGATGAACTTTCTGGTTCATGTGTGTTTTCTAAATTGGATTTGAGGAGTGGATACCACCAAATGCGGATTCGTGAAGGGGATGAGTGGAAGACAGCGTTCAAAACGAAACAGgggttgtatgagtggcttgtcatgccgtttggattatgtaatgcacctagttcgtttatgagactcatgaatgaagtgttaaggccGTTCCTTAACAAGTTTGTTGTTGTCTATCTGGATGACATTCTCATCTATAGCAAGAGTGAAGAAGAGCACAAGCTCCATCTTAGAGCTGTATTTGAAGTCATGAGAACGCAGAAGCTGTATGGTAAGCTCGAAAAGTGCACTTTTATGGTGCCAAGTGTTGTTTTTCTTGGTTACATtgtaggaaaagaaggagtaagcATGGACCCATCCAAGGTCGAAGCTATTCAAGCCTGGCCAGTGCCTAAATCCACGACTGAAGTCCGTAGTTTTCATGGTTTGGCATCGTTTTATAGGCGTTTTATCCAGGGGTTTAGCTCAATCATGGCTCCAATTACCGAGCTAACCAAGAAAGGGGAGTTTGTTTGGACTCCGAGTGCTCAAAAGGCATTTGAAGAAGTGAAGAAAAAGTTGTGTTCTGGACCTGTTTTGGCACTGCCCAACTTTGAGAAATTatttgaagtcgagtgtgatgcaAGTGGCGTTGGGATTGGTGCCGTGTTGATCCAAGAGAAACGACCCATTGCTTATTTCAGTGAGAAACTTGGAGGCGCAAGGCTGAACTATTCAACCTATGACAAAGAGTTTTATGCCATTGTACGAGCATTGGAgcattggagtcattatttgcGTCCGAAACCATTCGTGCTACATTCTGATCACGAAGCTCTTAAACATATTCATGGACAGCAAAAATTGAACATAAGGCACGCGAAGTGGGTCGAGTTTTTGATCATTCACGTTTTCATCCAAGTACAAAACAGGTAATTCTAAtattgtagctgatgcgttatcTAGAAGACACTGTTTGTTGGTTGAATTAGATGCAAGATTGTTGGGTTTTGAGCATATTAAAGGGTTATACAAGGCTGACCCGGCCTTTGCTAAAGAGGTGATTGAACCTACTGGACTTTATACAATGCAAGACGGATTTTTGTTTAAGGGAAATCGCCTTTGCATTCCACAAGGGTCAATTCAGGAGTTGATTATTAGAGAAGCTCACGGAGGAGCTTTGGCTGGTCATTTCGGTTCAAACAAGACTTATGACATTGTAAGTGAACATTTCTATTGGCCCAAGATGAGTAAGGATGTCCAAGAAATTGTGGGCAAGTGCGTTGTGTGTCAGAAAGCAAAGAGTTCGTTTGTCAAAGGGCTGTACACGCCTTTACCTGTGCCAAAACAGCCTTGGAGCGAGGTGAGCATGGATTTCATACTTGGTTTGCCGAGAACACAAAGGGGTAAAGACTCgatcatggttgttgttgatcgGTTTTCAAAGATGGCTCATTTTATTCCTTGTCACAAGACGGATGATGCTACGAATGTTGCTGATTTGTACTATAAGGAGGTAGTCCGTTTACATGGTATTCCCCTTACTATTGTCTCAGACCGTGATGTGAAGTTCCTTagttatttttggaagacttTATGGCGTTTGATGGGTACAAAGTTCTTTGTTCAAGATTTCGCACCATCCTCAAAAGATGGGCAAACGGAGGTCACTAATCGTACCTTGGGAAGTTTATTGCGTGGCCTAGTGAGCAAGACTACGAAGGATTGGGATACTAAACTTGCACATGCTGAATTTGCGTATAATAGGACTCCATCGGTGACTACGGGCGTGCTCCATTCGAAATTGTGtatggcattaatccatttttgccTATTGATCTAGTTCCAATTCCGAAGAAAGACCTTATGAGCTTTGAAGCTAAGGAGAGGCAGGCTACCTTTCTGAGGACTTGTGAACAAGTGAGAGCCCAAATTGAGAAATCGAATGCTAAATACAAAGAGAAAGCCAATAAGCATCGAAAACAGCCCGTGTTCAAAGTAGGGGATCTCGTGTGGCTTCATTTAAGGAAGGAGCGTTTTCCAGCTAAGCGAAAGAACAAGTTGATGCCGCGAGCAGATGGCCCATTCAAGGTCATCGATTGCTACGGTTCGAATGCTTACAAGTTGGAATTACCAAGTGAGTACGGTGGTGTGAGTGCAACGTTTAATGTTGGTGACCTGTCCCCATATCTCGACGACgacaatttgaggtcaaattctcaaaaagaaggagagaatgatgcaggagcattgATGGACAATGAAAATGAAGTGCTACTTAGCCGAAATGCAACTCATTTAGTCGAAGGCTTCAAGATTGGGTCAAGTTATTTGACGATGCTCACTTGGATGGATAAAGGCCCAGAAGTACACGGTTAATCCAAACCGTGTGGATTACTAGCTGGTCcgaaattattaatattattaagctaattaatctattacaaataaaattaggaaagcCTATAATTTCCTAATCCTAGCTGAAGTCTTAGTTTCTTTTTTTCAGattatttgtttcctaattagttaaggaaactagtttttgattatttgtttcctaattagttaAGGAAATTAGTTTGCTTGTTGTCCAAGTATGATTAGGTTTTAGGTTACTCTAAATTAAAGCCTTGTAACCTAATAACATTCAGATTATGAAATACAATAAAACTTCCAGTTTTATGCTTTATTAAATCATTCTTGCGAGATACACGAACCCTACCTTGCGAGGTTGCCTTTGAGTGATTCGAGTGATTGCCTTGCGAGGTGCTGATCAAGATTCACCTATCTATCTTGTTCCTTAATCAATTCTAACGTTTTACCTTCTGTTTACCTATTTAATTCGCTGTTTTTACATCAATTCTACGGTCAGATTACAACAGTTCCGCTGCTTATTTTCTAACCTACAGAATTCGTTTAAACAGACTAATTCTGTatcaaaatgattcacacaacgagtcacaatggctaatgaacaaggacaaatgattcacacgacgagtcacaatggctaatgaactaggacaaatgattcacacaaagagtcacaatgactaataaacaaggacaaatggttcacacattgaatcacaaggactaatgaacaaggacatatgattcacacgacgagtcacaatgactaatgaactaggacaaatgattcacagaaagagtgacaatgactaataaacaaggacaaatggttcacacaacaagtcagaaggactaatgaacaaggacaaatgattcacacaacgagtcacaatgactaataaacaaggataaatggttcacacaacgagtcacaaggactaatgaacaaggacaaatgattcacacaacgagtcacaatgactaatgtactaggacaaatgattcacacaaagagtcacaatgactaatgaacaaggataaatgatttacacaacgagtcacaatgagtaattaatgaTACGAATTGAGCAGCGGATTTTGGGACGTTTTGGACAGTGCAgaggactgttcgtactaggtacgcgcagACCTGAACTGGAACGATTTTgagaacaaaagaataaaaattagcggactgtttttggcgaaccgaacgtactaggtacgaccagtTCTGGATTTTGTATATAAGGGATAGTGTTTTGAACAagtaagacctattacttgatcaaagtgagtgagaccaagacctattgatcaacaactcgagaATTTCAATTAGAATCGCGTTCTAACTAAAATCAGTTTTGTTTCTGCGCAAGAAACGATTTTGTAAACACAAGTTTTCTGAAAATTCTTAGATAATTTTATTCAAGCAAATGAAGGCATTATATAGCCCCATTGAGCCGTGCAAGCCTAGCAAAGTGAAGAGTTTATCAtttactcttcacttaattacaatcatTAAACTCCTAATACAATGAACTTAGACAATCCATAAATTAGactaacattttattgtaaaacataATCTGAAATGTAACACTAAAAACGTGAATTGGTCCGTCCTCCTTGGATTGCGTGCCATCCCCATCAGCTCTTAAGTTCCACACTTAGCAAATTAACAAGAGAAGGATAATTGTAGCTTAAAGGCTGAAACTTACGGACCAACATCAGACCCTCCTCTTGAGTGTTCATAACCAACTCGTCCAGCCCATCAACTAACTCCGAGACATTAGCTTGGTCCTTAGCTTGGTtcgcatcatcccctcccccttgaaaaggaattgacctcaattcagcTAGGCCATCATCATCCAAATAAGGAGAGAGATCACCAACATTAAAAGTGGCGTGAACACCATAATCACCGGGAAGTTCAACCTTGTAAGCATTGTTGTTCACTCGACCCACAATCTTGTAAGGACCTTCCGCTCTAGGCATGAGTTTATTCTTTCGTTTGCTAGGAAAACGCTCCTTTCTCAAGTGCACCCAAACCAAGTCTCCAACCTCAAACACCCTTGGCTTCTTATTCTTGCTTGACTTGCGTTTATAGGCTGCATTCACGGCTTCAATTCTCGCACGGACTTGCTCATGGAGCTTCAACATTGCTTTCAACTTGGACTCGGCATCTTTATGCACCAACTCATCTTTAGGCAACGGAATTAAATCCAAAGGAAGATAAGGATTAATACCGTAGACAATTTCAAATGGTGAATGACCCGTAGCATGAGTAGGCGACCGGTTATAAGCAAATTCGGCATGAGAAAGCTTGAGATCCCAATCCTTTTGTGTCTTGCTTACAAGCCCACACAACAAAGTTCCCAAAGTACGATTGGTGACCTCGGTCTGCCCATCCgtttgaggatggtgagaggTACTAAACAGCAACTTTGTACCCACTTTCCTCCATAATGTATTCCAAAAGTAGCTCAAGAATTTAGAATCCCGATCCGACACAATAGTCTTTGGAATGCCATGTAACCTCACAATTTCTCGATAGTATAAATCAGCCACATTAGAAGCATCATCGGTTTTATGGCAAGCAACAAAATGAGCCATCTTGGAAAATCGATCAACCACCACCATGATAGCATCCTTACCACGTTGAGTGCGTGgcaaagcaacaatgaaatccattgaaacATCATCCCACGGCCTGACCGGAATTGGCAAAGGAGTATGAACCGTCGATAAAAAGAAGCAAGCCCATGAAAAGATCGTACCTCACTAACTGTTTTAGGCTCCGGCCATGATCGGATTGCTTCGATTTTTGATTGATCAACCGAGACACCATCCTTGGACACCACGTATCCCAAGAACACCACGCTCTCCACAAGAAAAGAGCACTTCTCTCGCTTCCCATAAAGTTTGTGATTTCGCAAGGTTTCAAACACTTGCCTCAAATGTTCAAAATGCTCAACAATACTCCTGCTATACACCAAAATATCGTCAAGATAAACTACAACAAATCTGCCCAAAAAGGATTTAAGTACCTCATTCATCAACCTCATGAAGGTACTTGGAGCATTGGTaagaccgaatggcatgacggtccATTCATATAATCCATGCTTCGTTTTAAAAGCCGTCTTCCATTCATCACCCTCACGCATccgaatctgatggtaaccactTCTAAGGTCGATTTCTGAGAAGATAACCGAATCATGAAGCtcgtcaagcatatcatcaagtctcgGTATTGGGAAGCGATATTTGATGGTTATGTTGTTTACAGCCCGGCTATCAACACACATACGCCATGACCCATCCTTCTTTGGTACGAGCAACACCGGAACAGCACAAGGACTCATACTCTCACGCACATAGCCCCTCTCCATTAATTCATCAATTTGCCTTTGGAGTTCTTTTGTTTCTTCCGGATTACATCGATAAGTAGCCTTGTTTGGAAGAGTTGAGCCCGGAATAAGatcaatttgatgttcaatgcCTCGAAGAGGAGGCAAACCAGCGGGTAACTGAAACAAAATTGTTTCAATATTGTTTCATTTTGATTCATTTcaaggccaaaagaaacagtcaaaggaatggttaacaattgaaagtgtttcatcgctttttgaagtatTATTCCGGCAGGCCTGACTTCCAatctctatatctcaagttctaacGGTTCAATTCATATGATTCCTATGCCATTGGAAAGCTTAAGGTCTTATCTAAATCAGGGATTTGGAATTACCATCGTAGCTATTTTATATCTTGAGTTATGGTCgatgcaaacagactgcgcattACTGGACAAcccatgacctacgtgcactaacagttcaataactcaagatttactcaacatataaggttgattctttttggaggtgaaagctaactcccttagctttcaaatgagctatcatgtgccctgatattcatcttgagctaagagatatgcctcttACAAGATGCGACTGAATTCCTGAGatgttctacaacccggttttggctcgtcttctGTTTTAGGGTCAAACTCAAAATCCGTCTaggaaagcatggtaatttttaTCATGTCTCAACTctataatgaattttgagactttttgtgtagggacttttatttaaataaggatccaagctgagatgaattcacaagacaaaaccgagtaacgAGTTTATCGGTTTTTCAACAATCGAGCTTAGTTTGCTTCCAATCGGTCCCATCTTTTTATTAATCAAATGAAGACCATCCTAGGACGAATTCCAGCTGCTTGGACCGACCAAAACAGTCCTAGGAggctgttttctttattttgaagaatgagctcaaatgtcgctttcaaggaagGTCCAAAGTGTCACCATCATTCTTACAATTGTGTAAGAGCTTTGGGGGCTGCTCTCAAGGGGCTATATCAGCTGAATATTTGACTAAGGAAGCCTCCAATTGTGTGTTCCTAGGATAGCTCTTATGTCCCTTTCATTGTAAGACCTTGAGAAGACCATTTGGATTGTTCTTGCTTGGTTGATGCTCACGGCTGCCTAGGAGGGCATTTCAGCaactttttcttgttttcttactTGTTTAATGTTAGCCATTAGATGTAATTTGGATGgttaagattagaaggacttgggctataaataaaccaagttcccaagtgtaatattcagatttgcttaagttaaaaaccaagtaagaaacatgagttttcttcattaaaatctcttctttgctttgtgcttgaagagctcctttgctgtgtgcttggagtttggtagtttacttgcttgtgtgctttaaactatcgagtctattcctattgctttgtgttcgggtcTAGACATATCCTCAATCGTCCCTCAAGGACACGCCTAAAATTTCagtttgtttcatgcaaacttaggctcATTTCTTTAGTTTTTCCACTTAAATTATCGAGTGAGAGGTTTCACTCCaacttggttatcagagctttggtcataacacaattccatcttgtgttagtcttgggttggaTAATCCTTTTTGTGAGTTTATTATAtcctaactacaacaaaaacacaaaaataaacccAATGAAAGAAGAGAGTTTATCAAAACTTTGGTTTGTTGTTTGAAACATCTGTTTTTATTAAAGTGTTGTCATTCGGTTTTCCCATTGGAAAATCAGTAGCAATGGAGTATGTTCCTCatgttccatgctcaaagatTGAGCCTTGTGACCTTGGTTCCATTTCCAAGTCATTAGAAGCAGCTATGATGAAGTTGCAAGCTCTAACAAAAGGGTATAAAGGTGATGTGCATACAAGGAGTGCAACAAGCACCCATGGGGTTCCAAGGGAACCAAAACCTCCTGATTTGTATCAAGGAGAACACCTCCTGCCCTATGAGTGTTCTAATTCCTCTCCTACCCTTAGAAGCAAAGGTAACACACCATTACTTCCTTCCTTTAATGGTGAAAACAGTAGACAATTTGTGTCttggttgtttgatgttgaatgctatttcgagaacaagtgtttttctgataaagagaagtgtaaactggttgtgtcttctttaaagggtgttgctttgttgtggtataatactcttacattttcaaggaggatggaagggaagggtagaatatgttcttcgtttaaacttgaaaggaacaTGAGATTAAAGTTTCTACCTTCTTCTACCATTGATAATTTGTTGGCTGAACTTAAGACCCttaaacaaaattccttgagtgttcatgagtatgctagattatttgaggaattacactttgtgtgtgacaatgaagtaagttcttttctaaagggaatcagattttacaatggcttgaaatctgaaattgctaggaagattaaattagaaatgatgcattcatatggtgaattgcTTGAGTTGGCTTTGTGTGTGGAAAAGAGCTTATCAAGGCCTGAAAACCATGAGATTCCTTCCTAGAGACTATGAACAGGACAATTATCTGAAATTAACATCTCTGTCACAAGAGAGTTCGAGTGTCTCTGATTACATAAATGAGTTTGAGAAGATGAGTATCGTATGTGATCTAGAGGAAAAGCAAGAGTTGAGGACAGCACGATTCATTCGTGGCCTTAATTCTAATTTGGCGCAAAGGGTGGAAATTCAACATTATGATAACTTTGATGATGCTTGCAGATTGGCTCTTAAATTTGAGAAGCAGGATAAGAGCAAGAAGTCCTATACTCGTGATTATGCAAAGAATTCGAGCACATACTCGAAATCAGCAGCTACCACATCTAGTAGCAAGGAACCACGACTGGAGAATCCTAAAGATAAGGGAAAAGGCACGGTAGTGGAAGCTAAGGAGGCACGGTTGAGGCGTTGCTTCAAGTGCCAGGGATATGGGCACATTGCCAATGAATGTCCGCAAAAGAAAGCTCTGACAATTCAAGAACTGGTTAACTTAATTCCAAATTTCGTTGTTCCAGAATCTGAATCGGAACCTATTGATGTCGAAGATGAGAGTGGTGGGGAAGAAGTACATGAGGTGGAGCCTTACAGTGACGAGGAGAAAGGAGTGTTGGTACTTAGAAGCCTCCACACCGAGGCTGCTCAAATCGAGCACGAGCAAAGGGAGCAATTGTTTCATTCCCGTTGTAAGGTAAACAGCCAGATTTGCACTCTTATTATTGATAGTGGCTCTTGtaccaatgttatagctaaggatgTTGTTGCTAAACTGAAATTGCCTACTAAGAACCATCCTAAACCGTATAAACTGCATTGGCTTGATGGGAATAATGGGGTCATGGTAAAGAAACAGGCGTtagattcacacgacgagtcacaatgactaatgaactaggacaaacgattcacacaaagagtcacaaggactaatgaacaaggacaaatgattcacacgacgagtcacaatgtctaataaacaaggacaaatggttcacacaacgagtcacaaggactaatgaaaaaggacaaatgattcacacaacgagtcacaatgactaataaacaaggacaaatggttcacacaacgagtcacaaggactaatgaacaaggacaaatgattcacacaacgagtcacaacgactaatgtactaggacaaatgattcacacaaagagtcacaatgactaatgaacaaggacaaatgattcaaacaacgactcacaatgagtaattaactaggataaaggattcacacaaagagtcacaataaataatgaccaaggacaaatgatttacacaacgagtcacaatgagtaattaactaggacaaatgattcacacaaagagtcataataactaatgaacaatgacaaatggttcacacaacgagtcacaaggattaatgaacaaggacaaatgattcacacaacgagttataatgactaatgaataaagacaaatggttcgcacaacgagtcacaatgtgtaattaactaggacaaatgattcacacaacgagttataatgactaatgaataaagacaaatggttcgcacaacgagtcacaatgactaatgaactaggacaaatgattcacacaaagattcataatgactaataaacaaggacaaatggttctcacaacgagtcacaaggactaatgaacaaggacaaatgatttacacgaagagtcacaatgactaatgaactaggataaatgattcacaaaagagtcacaatgactaataaacaaggacaaatggttcacacaacgggtcacaaggactaatgaacaaggacaactgattcacacaacgagtcacactgactaataaacaaggacaaatagttcacacaacgagtcacaaggactaatgaacaaggacaaatgattcacacgacgagtcacaatgactaatgaactaggataaatgattcacacaaagagtcacaatgactaataaacaacgacaaatggttcacacaacgagtcacaaggactaatgaacaagaacaaatgattcacacgacgagtcacaatgactaatgaactaggacaaatgattcacacaaagagtcataatgactaacaaacaaggacaaatggttcacacaatgagtcacaaggaccaataaactaggacaaatgattcacacaaagagtcacaacgactaataaacaaggacaaatggttcacataaagagtcacaacgactaataaacaaggacaaattgttcaaacaacgagtcacaaggaccaatgaacaaggacaaatgagtcacacgacgagtcacaatgactaatgaactaggataaatgattcacacaaagagtcacaatgactaataaacaaggacaaatggttcacacaacgagtcacaaggactaatgaacaaggacaaatgattcacacgacgagtcacaatgactaatgaactagcacaaatgattcacacaaagagtcacaatgactaacaaagaaggacaaatggttcacacaacgagtcacaaggactaatgaacaaggacaaatggttcacacaacgagtcacaaggattaatgaacaaggacaaatgattcacacaacgagttataatgactaatgaataaagacaaatggttcgcacaacgagtcacaatgtgtaattaactaggacaaatgattcacacaacgagttataatgactaatgaataaagacaaatggttcgcacaacgagtcacaatgactaatgaactaggacaaatgattcacacaaagattcataatgactaataaacaaggacaaatggttctcacaacgagtcacaaggactaatgaacaaggacaaatgatttacacgaagagtcacaatgactaatgaactaggataaatgattcacaaaagagtcacaatgactaataaacaaggacaaatggttcacacaacgggtcacaaggactaatgaacaaggacaacttattcacacaacgagtcacactgactaataaacaaggacaaatagttcacacaacgagtcacaaggactaatgaacaaggacaaatgattcacacgacgagtcacaatgactaatgaactaggataaatgattcacacaaagagtcacaatgactaataaacaacgacaaatggttcacacaacgagtcacaaggactaatgaacaagaacaaatgattcacacgacgagtcacaatgactaatgaactaggacaaatgattcacacaaagagtcataatgactaacaaacaaggacaaatggttcacacaatgagtcacaaggaccaataaactaggacaaatgattcacacaaagagtcacaacgactaataaacaaggacaaatggttcacataaagagtcacaacgactaataaacaaggacaaattgttcaaacaacgagtcacaaggaccaatgaacaaggacaaatgagtcacacgacgagtcacaatgactaatgaactaggataaatgattcacacaaagagtcacaatgactaataaacaaggacaaatggttcacacaacgagtcacaaggactaatgaacaaggacaaatgattcacacgacgagtcacaatgactaatgaactagcacaaatgattcacacaaagagtcacaatgactaacaaagaaggacaaatggttcacacaacgagtcacaaggactaatgaacaaggacaatcgattcacacaacgagtcacaatgactaataaacaaggacaaatagttcacacaacgagtcacaaggactaatgaacaaggacaaataattcacacaacgagtcacaacgactaatgtactaggataaattattcacacaaagagtcacaatgactaatgaacaaggacaaatgattcacacaacgagtcataatgactaaggaataaagacaaatggttcgcacaacgagtcacaatgtgtaattacctaggacaaatgattcacacaaagagtcacaataactaatgaacaaggacaaatgattcacacaacgagtcacaatggctaatgaacaaggacaaatgattcacacgacgagtcacaatgactaatgaactaggacaaatgattcacacaaagagtcacaatgactaataaacgaggacaaatggttcacacaacgagtcacaaggactaatgaacaaggacaaatgattcacacgacgagtcacaatgactaatgaattcgGACAGAtgattcacacaattagtcacaatgactaatgtactaggacaaatgattcacataacgagtcacaatgagtaattaactaggataaaggattcacacaaagagtcacaataaataatgaccaaggacaaatgatttacacaacgagtcacaatggctaatgaacaaggacaaatgattcacacgacgagtcacaatgactaatgaactaggacaaacgattcacacaaagagtcacaaggactaatgaacaagaacaaatgattcacacgacgagtcacaatgtctaataaacaaggacaaatggttcacacaacgagtcacaaggactaatgaaaaaggacaaatgattcacacaacgagtcacaatgactaataaacaaggacaaatggttcacacaacgtgtcacaaggactaatgaacaaggataaatgattcacacgaagagtcacaatgactaaactaggacaaatgattcacacgacgagtcacaatgactaataaactaggacaaatgattcacacaaagagtcacaacaactaataaacaaggacaaatggttcacacaaagagtcacaacgactaataaacaaggacaaattgttcaaacaacgagtcacaagaactaatgaacaaggacaaatgattcacacgacgagtcacaatgactaatgaactaggataaatgattcacacaaagagtcacaatggctaataaacaaggacaaatgattcacacaacgagtcacaaggactaatgaa
Encoded here:
- the LOC141638853 gene encoding uncharacterized protein LOC141638853; protein product: MERGYVRESMSPCAVPVLLVPKKDGSWRMCVDSRAVNNITIKYRFPIPRLDDMLDELHDSVIFSEIDLRSGYHQIRMREGDEWKTAFKTKHGLYEWTVMPFGLTNAPSTFMRLMNEVLKSFLGRFVVVYLDDILVYSRSIVEHFEHLRQVFETLRNHKLYGKREKCSFLVESVVFLGYVVSKDGVSVDQSKIEAIRSWPEPKTVSEDAIMVVVDRFSKMAHFVACHKTDDASNVADLYYREIVRLHGIPKTIVSDRDSKFLSYFWNTLWRKVGTKLLFSTSHHPQTDGQTEVTNRTLGTLLCGLVSKTQKDWDLKLSHAEFAYNRSPTHATGHSPFEIVYGINPYLPLDLIPLPKDELVHKDAESKLKAMLKLHEQVRARIEAVNAAYKRKSSKNKKPRVFEVGDLVWVHLRKERFPSKRKNKLMPRAEGPYKIVGRVNNNAYKVELPGDYGVHATFNVGDLSPYLDDDGLAELRSIPFQGGGDDANQAKDQANVSELVDGLDELVMNTQEEGLMLVRKFQPLSYNYPSLVNLLSVELKS